A genomic window from Bacillota bacterium includes:
- a CDS encoding NAD-dependent epimerase/dehydratase family protein translates to MPRCVVTGVAGFIGSTLARRLLADGWGVTGIDSFDPYYHRPLKENNVRDAVTAAAGAGETGRFTFVEGDVTGMDLEPYFDGCDAVFHLAARPGVRESWGRDFTLYDRNNILGTQRVLLAAASLSSPPRRMVFASSSSVYGSAQGGASREDDPLRPASPYGVTKLCCEHLCRVHADAFGLSVVMLRYFTVYGPRQRPDMGIQRFIAAALSGEPVTLFGGGDQVRDFTYVDDAVEATVRAATSDRIPAGVAFALNAGAGSPATLKRVIDLVGAATRRRLRVEYGPPQPGDVDATMADTSLMQRVLGFRPATPLPDGIAAQVSWAERAMGGEGRCPAGR, encoded by the coding sequence ATGCCGAGGTGCGTTGTGACGGGCGTAGCGGGGTTTATAGGGTCTACACTGGCCCGGCGGCTACTGGCTGATGGGTGGGGCGTGACGGGGATCGATTCGTTCGACCCTTATTACCACCGGCCGCTCAAGGAGAACAACGTCCGCGACGCGGTCACAGCCGCGGCCGGCGCTGGTGAGACAGGACGGTTCACCTTCGTCGAGGGCGACGTAACAGGCATGGACCTGGAGCCGTATTTCGACGGATGTGACGCCGTCTTCCACCTCGCGGCTCGCCCCGGCGTCAGGGAAAGCTGGGGGCGTGATTTCACCCTCTACGACAGGAACAACATCCTCGGAACCCAGCGCGTGCTGCTCGCCGCCGCGAGCCTATCATCACCCCCGCGCAGGATGGTGTTCGCGTCATCGTCGTCGGTGTACGGCTCCGCCCAGGGTGGCGCCTCACGCGAGGACGACCCGTTGCGCCCCGCCTCCCCTTACGGCGTGACGAAGCTCTGCTGCGAGCACCTGTGCCGGGTTCACGCCGACGCATTCGGCCTCAGCGTCGTGATGCTGCGGTACTTCACGGTGTACGGGCCGCGGCAACGGCCTGACATGGGGATCCAGAGGTTCATCGCGGCGGCCCTCTCGGGCGAGCCGGTGACGCTGTTCGGCGGCGGGGATCAGGTGAGGGACTTCACGTACGTGGACGACGCCGTGGAGGCAACCGTGCGGGCCGCGACGAGCGACCGGATCCCCGCAGGAGTGGCCTTCGCGCTCAACGCCGGCGCCGGGAGTCCGGCGACCCTGAAGCGCGTCATCGATCTGGTCGGCGCCGCCACGCGACGCCGCCTGCGAGTGGAATACGGGCCCCCGCAACCCGGCGACGTCGATGCGACGATGGCGGACACGTCTCTCATGCAGAGAGTGCTGGGATTTCGCCCGGCCACCCCTCTCCCAGATGGCATTGCGGCCCAGGTTTCGTGGGCGGAAAGGGCTATGGGCGGCGAAGGACGATGTCCTGCAGGGCGATGA
- the deoC gene encoding deoxyribose-phosphate aldolase: MIDHTLLKPWVVESEIVKICGEARAFRFAAACVNSSWVHVAARELEGSGVSICATIGFPLGACSTAAKAAEAAEAVGSGAAELDMVMNIGLLKGGDCAGVVRDIAAVNDAARARARGLGRDVILKVIIEACYLTDEEKVEACRLAVEGGAEFVKTSTGFGPSGATVEDVRLMSRAVGGRALVKAAGGIQTLAEAKAMIEAGASRIGTSRGPLLVDEMSRQA, encoded by the coding sequence ATGATAGACCACACGCTTCTCAAGCCGTGGGTCGTGGAATCCGAGATCGTGAAGATCTGTGGTGAGGCGCGCGCCTTCCGTTTTGCCGCCGCCTGCGTCAACAGCTCCTGGGTCCACGTAGCCGCAAGGGAGCTGGAGGGGAGCGGCGTGAGCATTTGCGCGACGATCGGCTTCCCGCTCGGGGCGTGCTCAACCGCCGCCAAGGCCGCCGAAGCCGCCGAAGCCGTCGGTTCGGGTGCCGCGGAGCTCGACATGGTCATGAACATCGGCCTTCTCAAGGGCGGCGATTGCGCCGGTGTCGTGCGCGACATTGCGGCTGTGAATGACGCCGCGCGGGCCAGGGCGAGAGGGCTGGGGCGGGACGTCATCCTGAAGGTCATCATCGAAGCGTGTTATCTCACCGATGAGGAGAAAGTCGAGGCGTGCCGGCTGGCAGTGGAAGGTGGGGCGGAATTCGTCAAGACATCCACCGGTTTCGGTCCGTCGGGGGCCACGGTCGAGGACGTACGGTTGATGAGCCGCGCGGTGGGTGGGCGAGCACTCGTCAAGGCCGCCGGCGGGATACAGACGTTAGCCGAGGCAAAGGCCATGATCGAGGCGGGGGCCTCAAGAATCGGCACCAGCAGGGGCCCTCTGCTGGTCGACGAGATGAGCCGTCAGGCGTGA
- a CDS encoding response regulator, translating into MRSVVLVADDDSAVRFVIEVALKREGLEVITAQDGAECMAVAASGAPDAILLDLRMPVIDGIEVLKRRSTWDPSGRIPVIVISGTDDTADFDAIGAAPVVGVLHKPFDLVDLITVVLNAVRGSAPGGADVTADQAGNQTP; encoded by the coding sequence TTGAGGTCAGTGGTCCTTGTCGCCGACGATGACTCTGCAGTAAGGTTCGTAATCGAGGTCGCCCTCAAGAGGGAGGGGCTCGAGGTCATCACGGCGCAGGATGGAGCCGAATGCATGGCGGTGGCGGCGTCCGGGGCTCCAGACGCGATCCTCCTGGACCTGCGCATGCCGGTCATCGACGGTATCGAGGTGCTCAAGAGGCGCAGTACGTGGGACCCGTCGGGACGCATTCCGGTGATAGTAATCAGCGGCACTGATGACACGGCGGACTTCGACGCAATCGGCGCCGCGCCCGTCGTGGGTGTGCTTCACAAGCCTTTCGACCTTGTGGACCTCATTACGGTCGTTCTGAACGCGGTCAGGGGGTCCGCGCCGGGGGGAGCGGATGTCACCGCAGACCAGGCAGGCAACCAGACACCTTAA
- a CDS encoding CotS family spore coat protein: protein MKPVENEAETALESLATEALGYYGLGCDSLTLTPIQSGGPKALWKVASGKNTYVLKKFRHAPAKVAFTTAAQRYAHRMGARVPAVIRSRAGGDYVMAGGQVFALYEFIHGRPVSWSNPAQFRRGVEALAEFHVRSRGYAPPPGCQVSSKLGRWPHQYRSIIDRSREWSVAARGSTEQFCRLFEQNSGWAVALAEFASRLLERFDYTGWVREFEKRPGICHQDYGEGNCIDRGGDIYILDLDGVTFDIPARDIRKVVVKTTAGCGRWDQDHADEVFSWFQRVNPLRPAQEAVAFADILFPHTFHDVAKNRFLKGKPTSSGKLAEAIGLELAKASSLKTVFRERFGVPAAEWPSLP, encoded by the coding sequence ATGAAACCAGTCGAAAACGAAGCGGAAACCGCCCTGGAATCCCTGGCAACCGAGGCGCTGGGGTACTATGGGTTGGGGTGCGATTCCCTGACCCTGACCCCGATCCAGTCGGGTGGGCCGAAGGCGCTGTGGAAGGTAGCCTCGGGGAAGAACACCTACGTATTGAAGAAGTTCCGCCACGCTCCCGCGAAGGTGGCTTTTACGACGGCGGCCCAGAGGTACGCGCACAGGATGGGAGCCAGGGTGCCCGCCGTAATCAGATCGCGGGCGGGCGGGGATTACGTCATGGCCGGAGGGCAAGTGTTCGCCCTCTACGAGTTCATCCATGGGAGGCCGGTGTCCTGGAGCAATCCGGCCCAGTTCAGGCGCGGCGTGGAAGCCCTGGCGGAATTCCACGTCAGGTCGCGCGGGTACGCCCCGCCACCCGGTTGCCAGGTGTCGTCGAAGCTCGGCCGTTGGCCTCACCAGTACCGGAGCATAATCGACCGGTCCAGGGAGTGGTCGGTTGCAGCGAGAGGCTCGACGGAGCAGTTTTGCCGCCTGTTCGAACAGAACTCCGGCTGGGCGGTTGCGCTGGCGGAGTTCGCGTCCCGCCTCCTGGAGCGGTTTGACTACACAGGATGGGTCCGCGAGTTCGAGAAGCGACCCGGCATTTGCCACCAGGACTACGGAGAGGGCAACTGCATCGACCGGGGCGGTGACATATACATCCTGGACCTGGACGGCGTGACGTTCGACATTCCGGCGAGGGACATCCGCAAGGTCGTAGTCAAGACGACGGCCGGCTGCGGCCGCTGGGACCAGGACCACGCGGATGAGGTTTTCTCATGGTTCCAGAGAGTGAACCCGCTCCGCCCTGCGCAGGAAGCGGTGGCTTTCGCGGACATTCTCTTCCCCCACACCTTCCACGACGTCGCCAAGAACAGATTCCTCAAGGGCAAGCCAACATCGTCGGGGAAACTCGCTGAGGCGATCGGGCTCGAACTCGCCAAGGCGTCCTCGCTCAAAACCGTCTTCCGTGAGCGATTCGGCGTGCCCGCGGCCGAGTGGCCCTCCCTACCGTGA
- a CDS encoding PAS domain-containing protein, translating to MSPQTRQATRHLKRFLWIWAATGLGAGLTLLVGFVWIPSTRAWRTPISFTGLVSIGLFALFALTRYSVERTARRLLLGAAYASLLVVTMIQVSDQLTDPIQGGYGRSLWLAAFVFVSSRRSVGERVIPPWVAGMVVTFSIMLGRAWAAVDFGAVESSLGAPLPFTPAIATILFFLTSHEHVSRDSILDTGLAVTFSLYGWTSVLVEVNPFKVVAPGGAFLVNTFGAVFLLLSAGWDVMNLMQVEREVADYNRRSRLVIDRIPCGFMLLDGSGAVTIYNPAAERLLGIPAPEILGQRLGDLAGRLPAEFDLIGQVLSQGTEYHDAEIEVRCASGPRYWSLTARPIGKGAGAVEGAVVVLEDFTDRKQLSARVAAGERLASIGHLAASVAHEIRNPLAAIKGLLHLAVPTVPRRMAGSIQACAGLIDEVEMVVSQVLSLVRPRVPVLGPVKAGGLIEAVLSDFLGRYASRGVKWTCDARSRPVMVDEEALRQALVNIVGGVAEALPAGASVTVTADTLPEQEWVVLRLEFPGIVIPGGGVETVFDPAFTIRGAHLGFGLSVGKKLLEECGARVEALAADKGFTLLIKMPPAPGGVADDVGDDQTRRVPPVD from the coding sequence ATGTCACCGCAGACCAGGCAGGCAACCAGACACCTTAAGCGATTCCTCTGGATCTGGGCCGCAACGGGCCTTGGCGCCGGCCTGACCCTCCTGGTTGGATTCGTGTGGATCCCGTCTACGCGGGCGTGGCGCACACCCATCAGCTTTACAGGACTGGTTTCCATAGGCCTGTTCGCCCTCTTCGCCCTCACCCGGTACTCCGTTGAGAGGACTGCCCGCAGGTTGTTGCTCGGGGCCGCATACGCCTCACTCCTGGTCGTGACGATGATTCAGGTATCGGATCAGTTGACTGACCCGATCCAGGGTGGGTACGGTAGGTCGCTATGGTTGGCGGCGTTTGTTTTCGTGAGCAGCCGCAGATCGGTCGGTGAACGAGTAATCCCGCCGTGGGTAGCGGGTATGGTCGTCACCTTTTCGATAATGCTCGGCCGCGCGTGGGCAGCGGTCGACTTCGGGGCGGTGGAGTCGTCGCTGGGCGCGCCGCTCCCGTTTACTCCAGCGATTGCCACGATCCTGTTCTTCCTGACCTCTCACGAGCACGTATCCCGGGACAGCATACTTGATACCGGACTGGCGGTCACATTCTCTTTGTACGGGTGGACGTCCGTTCTGGTCGAGGTGAACCCGTTCAAAGTCGTCGCGCCCGGCGGGGCTTTCCTGGTCAACACGTTCGGCGCGGTGTTCCTCCTGCTGTCCGCCGGATGGGACGTGATGAACCTCATGCAGGTCGAGCGCGAAGTGGCCGATTACAACAGGAGGTCGAGACTGGTCATTGACCGGATTCCGTGCGGTTTCATGCTGCTGGATGGGTCCGGTGCCGTCACGATCTACAATCCGGCCGCGGAACGCCTGCTAGGTATTCCGGCGCCGGAAATCCTCGGTCAGCGCCTCGGTGATCTTGCCGGCCGTCTACCCGCAGAGTTCGACCTCATCGGACAGGTGCTCTCTCAGGGGACGGAGTACCATGACGCCGAGATCGAGGTCCGGTGCGCGTCCGGTCCGCGGTACTGGTCTCTTACAGCAAGACCGATCGGAAAGGGCGCCGGCGCGGTCGAGGGCGCCGTCGTGGTTCTCGAGGACTTCACCGATCGGAAGCAGCTCTCCGCGAGGGTAGCGGCCGGCGAGCGACTCGCGTCGATAGGCCACCTGGCAGCCTCGGTGGCGCACGAGATAAGGAACCCCCTGGCCGCGATCAAGGGCCTTCTTCACCTTGCGGTTCCCACGGTCCCCCGCCGGATGGCCGGTTCGATCCAGGCATGCGCGGGCCTCATAGACGAGGTTGAAATGGTTGTGTCGCAGGTCCTGTCGCTGGTCCGGCCGAGGGTGCCCGTGCTCGGCCCGGTCAAGGCCGGCGGACTCATCGAGGCCGTACTCTCCGACTTTCTGGGGCGATACGCCTCGAGGGGTGTGAAGTGGACCTGCGACGCTCGTAGCCGGCCCGTGATGGTCGACGAGGAAGCGCTCCGGCAGGCCCTCGTGAACATCGTCGGGGGCGTGGCTGAGGCCCTGCCCGCGGGCGCGTCGGTCACGGTCACGGCGGACACGCTGCCTGAGCAGGAGTGGGTGGTGCTGAGGCTCGAGTTCCCGGGGATTGTAATCCCTGGTGGTGGCGTCGAAACGGTCTTCGATCCGGCGTTCACCATTAGAGGCGCGCACCTGGGGTTCGGCCTCTCGGTGGGTAAGAAGCTCCTCGAGGAATGCGGCGCGCGCGTAGAAGCGCTGGCTGCCGACAAGGGCTTTACGCTACTCATAAAGATGCCGCCGGCGCCGGGAGGGGTGGCTGACGACGTGGGCGACGATCAGACCCGGAGAGTCCCACCAGTTGATTGA
- a CDS encoding aminopeptidase, giving the protein MEFGSLSDAARESAATVIRACLKVKGGERLTIVADQGGEEVAKDIWTFCAGEGLEPALVLPGGWAPGADEPPAVLAGFMAVSDVVICVTPRPVAHTRARREACERGARVAILPGVTRDGFESEAMRTDYGYVSRLAAHLAGLLTRAQRVSVVTGDSHLEMTVVGRKGYADTGVIDLRGRAGVLPGGEAFVAPLEGTAEGEIVVDGSIPGRVLETPLLLKFRSGRLVSAEGEAAGEFTGILEGIPEARTLAELGIGCNPGAAIRGAPPEDEKVLGSVHVALGTNSTFGGLVWAGAHVDAVIRSPDLYLDDLLVVSGGRFVNDPGESEVGEEYA; this is encoded by the coding sequence ATGGAGTTCGGATCCCTGTCGGACGCCGCCCGGGAGTCGGCCGCGACGGTTATCCGCGCGTGCCTCAAGGTGAAGGGCGGGGAACGGCTCACGATCGTGGCCGACCAGGGCGGCGAGGAGGTCGCGAAGGACATTTGGACCTTCTGCGCCGGCGAAGGCCTCGAACCGGCGCTCGTGTTGCCGGGTGGTTGGGCCCCCGGGGCGGACGAGCCACCCGCAGTCCTCGCGGGGTTCATGGCTGTCTCCGACGTGGTGATATGCGTTACTCCGCGGCCGGTGGCGCACACGCGCGCCCGTCGCGAGGCTTGTGAGAGAGGCGCGAGGGTCGCAATCCTCCCGGGTGTGACGAGGGACGGGTTCGAGAGCGAGGCGATGCGGACCGACTACGGCTACGTGTCCCGGCTGGCGGCTCACCTCGCGGGCCTCCTTACCCGCGCTCAACGGGTTTCTGTCGTGACCGGCGACTCCCACCTCGAGATGACGGTGGTGGGGCGCAAGGGATACGCAGATACGGGGGTAATCGACCTCCGCGGACGAGCGGGGGTGCTCCCCGGCGGCGAGGCATTCGTTGCGCCGCTCGAGGGCACGGCCGAGGGCGAAATCGTCGTGGATGGCTCTATTCCTGGGCGGGTACTCGAAACGCCCCTCTTGCTGAAGTTCCGCTCCGGGAGGCTGGTGTCAGCCGAAGGCGAGGCTGCCGGCGAATTCACCGGCATCCTGGAGGGCATCCCCGAGGCCAGGACCCTCGCGGAACTGGGGATTGGCTGCAACCCCGGGGCCGCTATCCGCGGAGCGCCTCCCGAAGACGAGAAGGTACTCGGCAGCGTGCATGTCGCGCTGGGCACCAATTCGACATTCGGGGGACTCGTATGGGCAGGTGCGCATGTCGACGCGGTGATACGCTCCCCCGACCTGTACCTCGACGATCTCCTCGTGGTTTCCGGAGGCCGGTTCGTGAACGACCCCGGGGAATCTGAAGTAGGAGAGGAATACGCATGA
- a CDS encoding Rrf2 family transcriptional regulator — protein sequence MQLTRQAEYAVWIMLELSLQPTKGYLAVHEIANRYAIPIAFLQKTARLLLKAGLLEAQRGPHGGLRLKKEPSRVSLLDIITAVEGDIALNPCLRAGARCPRMKACKVREALSRIQEMLARELASHRLDDLAGAEP from the coding sequence ATGCAGCTTACGCGACAGGCAGAGTACGCGGTATGGATCATGCTCGAGCTGTCGCTCCAACCCACGAAAGGCTATCTGGCCGTGCACGAAATCGCAAACAGGTATGCGATCCCCATAGCATTCCTTCAGAAGACCGCGCGCCTCTTACTGAAGGCGGGTCTGCTCGAGGCGCAACGGGGGCCTCATGGGGGACTGCGCCTGAAGAAGGAGCCGTCGAGGGTCTCGCTTCTCGACATCATCACGGCGGTTGAGGGTGACATAGCGCTGAATCCCTGTCTGCGAGCGGGCGCGCGCTGCCCGCGCATGAAAGCGTGCAAGGTGAGAGAAGCGCTCTCGAGGATCCAGGAAATGCTTGCGCGGGAACTCGCCTCCCACCGTCTGGACGACCTTGCGGGGGCTGAGCCATAA
- a CDS encoding PAS domain S-box protein, with the protein MIESPGKERRQAGGSPDWAVLLPAALAMVAALGGRAPEVHEANWSLLMEFASGVLAVLIMVFGYLYYRAGGEGPALLMGMAYLSPTIAATFLMVIAPLLLLVGDLGDVRIFSGMTGALAFSMLMTVGSAFARRPPRAGQGSLVGLTVGVALLSAAGSAGIMDLVAPGAGMVAEYRLTGPVMSSLVAGTGSAAVSVLCWRAGGRLNRRISMSQAIAAVGELAVVWSGKFAQALMWSRVSRLMAAISLLYAIFLESGDVLDEQKRLARESQAYRAAFDSVPIGVCSVGKNGRIETFNRMLQRVFSVTESDVVGRRIHQVVNGLSLDHVGSPPGGAAPDRALTGTPIEIAEGKRMMSGAAYPLVSGDGVASGVAIIVRDVTEQKRLEEELKRSGRLAIAGSVAQAVSTRLAGPLDRIKQGLFSCLAAADGEALEYLRLSVRELERLESLMRDLKFLQAPANLELQRVSLGEIAQQVVEIHRAAIARKGVVVNIRLAPGDEAFADRRRLQQVVTNVVKNALEAVKTGGSIDVETWVDPQRGRVGLSVRNSGSRILGEDIERVFEPFFSTKPSGTGLGLAVCKRIVEDHSGRISIVNEAAGVLCSIELPSYSPAH; encoded by the coding sequence TTGATTGAGTCGCCGGGAAAAGAGAGGCGGCAGGCGGGCGGTAGTCCCGACTGGGCAGTGCTTCTGCCTGCGGCGCTGGCGATGGTAGCCGCCCTCGGTGGGCGGGCGCCGGAAGTGCACGAGGCGAACTGGTCCCTGCTCATGGAATTTGCCTCGGGTGTGCTGGCCGTGCTGATAATGGTGTTCGGCTACCTGTACTACCGTGCGGGGGGAGAGGGACCCGCGCTGCTGATGGGCATGGCCTACCTGTCACCGACCATAGCCGCGACGTTCCTGATGGTCATAGCCCCCCTCCTGTTGCTCGTCGGGGACCTCGGGGACGTCCGCATATTCTCGGGGATGACCGGCGCCCTTGCGTTCTCCATGCTCATGACTGTCGGAAGCGCGTTTGCGAGGCGGCCGCCGCGCGCTGGTCAGGGATCGCTTGTCGGGTTGACGGTCGGCGTGGCGCTGCTCTCGGCGGCGGGCTCCGCGGGCATAATGGACCTCGTGGCGCCGGGCGCCGGCATGGTTGCGGAATACCGGCTGACCGGCCCGGTCATGTCGAGCCTCGTTGCGGGGACCGGTTCGGCGGCTGTCTCGGTGCTGTGCTGGAGGGCGGGCGGGCGCCTCAATCGCAGGATTTCGATGTCGCAGGCTATAGCCGCGGTCGGAGAACTCGCGGTCGTATGGAGCGGCAAGTTCGCCCAGGCGCTCATGTGGTCGCGGGTTTCCAGGTTGATGGCCGCCATAAGCCTCCTGTACGCGATCTTCCTCGAAAGCGGCGACGTGCTGGACGAACAGAAAAGGCTGGCCAGGGAGTCCCAGGCCTACAGAGCGGCGTTTGACAGCGTCCCGATCGGAGTCTGTTCCGTGGGCAAGAACGGCCGGATAGAGACGTTCAACCGGATGCTTCAGCGCGTGTTTTCGGTTACGGAGTCCGATGTCGTGGGCAGGCGAATACACCAAGTCGTAAATGGTCTGTCGCTGGACCACGTCGGATCCCCGCCCGGTGGGGCCGCGCCGGACAGGGCCCTGACCGGGACCCCAATCGAGATTGCGGAGGGGAAGCGCATGATGTCCGGAGCGGCATACCCGCTGGTGTCGGGCGATGGCGTCGCAAGCGGCGTGGCGATCATCGTGAGGGACGTGACCGAACAGAAGCGCCTCGAGGAAGAACTCAAGCGCAGCGGCCGGCTGGCCATCGCGGGGAGTGTCGCCCAGGCCGTGTCGACGCGTCTTGCAGGGCCGCTCGACAGGATAAAGCAGGGTCTATTCTCTTGTCTCGCCGCGGCAGATGGTGAGGCGCTGGAGTACCTGCGGCTGTCGGTGCGTGAACTCGAGAGACTTGAATCGCTCATGCGCGACCTCAAGTTCCTCCAGGCCCCCGCGAACCTGGAGTTGCAGCGGGTGAGCCTCGGGGAGATAGCGCAGCAGGTGGTCGAGATCCACAGGGCGGCGATCGCGCGTAAAGGGGTGGTCGTGAACATCCGGCTTGCGCCCGGCGACGAGGCCTTCGCGGACCGGCGCCGCCTGCAGCAGGTCGTGACCAACGTCGTCAAGAACGCCCTCGAAGCGGTGAAGACGGGGGGCTCCATAGATGTTGAGACATGGGTTGACCCCCAACGCGGCAGGGTGGGCCTGAGCGTCCGGAACTCGGGCAGCAGGATACTCGGGGAGGACATCGAGAGGGTGTTCGAACCATTCTTCTCCACGAAACCGTCGGGGACGGGCCTCGGCCTGGCCGTCTGCAAGAGGATAGTGGAGGACCACAGCGGAAGGATCTCCATAGTCAACGAGGCGGCGGGGGTGCTCTGCTCCATAGAGTTGCCTTCATACAGTCCAGCACACTAG